One window from the genome of Parasteatoda tepidariorum isolate YZ-2023 chromosome 8, CAS_Ptep_4.0, whole genome shotgun sequence encodes:
- the LOC107454195 gene encoding interferon alpha-inducible protein 27-like protein 2A isoform X3 has translation MVATSTLILGAKIAGGAAVFIGAATVALPTAGFTAGGVAAGSAAAAAQSSIGNVAAGSLFASLQSAGVLGLAASTKAAIGTAGAGIVGYFSKPK, from the coding sequence TTCTTGGAGCAAAAATAGCAGGAGGAGCAGCCGTATTTATTGGTGCTGCTACAGTTGCTTTGCCAACAGCTGGTTTCACAGCGGGTGGTGTTGCAGCTGGCAGCGCGGCAGCTGCCGCTCAGAGTTCGATAGGAAATGTTGCGGCAGGCAGTTTATTCGCATCACTTCAGAGTGCTGGTGTACTGGGCCTGGCAGCATCTACTAAGGCAGCTATTGGAACTGCTGGGGCTGGAATAGTTGGCTATTTCTCTAAACCTAAATAA